The nucleotide sequence CTGCCACCAAAAAGACTATCCTCCTGAACtagaaaacaaggaaaaaactGAGCATTATGAAGTGGGCTGACCTCCTCACTGAGTATATATCCATGGAAAAAATTACTGCTTCTACCAACAACCAAATGCAACGTTTCAAGCAAACATGGCACCCAATCATTAATTCCCAAATTTCTTACATTCcctacatttttattatttttttgttttccatcaattatattctggtcttgtttttgtctactgtttgtattattttctattcgcatcaatataaaaaaaatccacatctGGCCACAGTTGACTATAATTAAGTTTCAGTGCTGGGTACTTGTACTGAAACATTGTCTCATGAGTAGTGTGCAGTTCTTTATAGACTATCACATTTTTAACTACACACTCAAGGCCAAcacaatgtttatttaataattcCACAATCATTTTTGTATAGATTTTCCCAGTAATGACATCCGCAGCAGAGCTCTCCTTCCTTGGCCTTACCTCCAGGTCTCGACTGGACAGAAGCACACAGTTTAGCCTCGACTTTAGATAAACCTGCACAGGGAAAAGAAACGGATGTAAACCAACTTGACACATTAATCCCAAACTATAATATACAATTAATCAACAcaaatgcaagtgtgtgtacCTTGTGCTGTAAGGTGCGGTCCTCCAGGCTGTGTATTCTGAGGAATCGATCCAGGCCACAGGAGGCCACCAAGGGAAGAGTCGGGTGGCACTGCAGCCCACGCACCGCGCCAGCCAGCCCCTTCAGACACCCACGTACCAGACCTGCACCGGGGGAGCAGCAAGCTGTAAACTTCACAACAGTAAGATTCCACGCTTCTACGTCATAGAGCGAACGGGCCCAGTCAGCCAGAACAGGGATGGACACCCTTAGACAGACATGCCACGGGCAGACAGCACTTGCCTTTACGTAGGTCTAAGACAGCCATCTGCCCTTGCGTGTTGCCCACGACAACAGAGCCAGGGGTGGAAGGCAGTGACAGGGCAGTGAGGGGGTACTCCCCAAACTGCGCCTCCATAACCGGTCTCCTTTGAGGGGAAGCAGGGTCATACACTCGCACCTACGGATGTAGAGTAACGTGAATATTCATTAGTAGGGCAAAATGCGGCACAGCCCACATAAAACCAACTGATCTATAGGGTCCATGTATTACAAACCTACTGTATTACAAAAAGTTTTTCTCCTTATAACACAGCAATAGCAGTTACACAAGCCATATTTCACCAAATATTTCCAGAATTCAATACACACAAGCCTTGCAATTTGCTATAAGGTCACATGAGCTTGTTTATAAAAGGAGATCATTTATAGGGAACTGCTCTACAGACCTGGTGGTGTCCTGTGCAGGTGACAATCTTTTCTGAGTCTGGAATGAAGGCCAAGTCTCGAATCCACTCCGGCACTCTCAGATCTAGCCAGTCATTACGCACCTGACAAAAACATTAGTCATAACAAGGGTGTGACAACATGCTTACATTATATGCTACAATGTTTAAACACACAAGCAGTCAACTAACAgctagggctgggcgatataccGCAACAATAATTAATCAAATGTATAACGGTTATCACCACCATTtggtttgtcgccttttttttttttaaccttttctctttaattataccagATGCTTAAGTAAAGGGCCATGCTTCAGAGGCCGCATGAAATGCTTCCGGAAAAAACATCAGCCCTGTTGTCTATTGGGTGAtcataagacagccaatcaatgGCAAGGACTCGCAACTTCCATGTGATTGAAaagaaacacatcacatgaaaGCGGTACGAcatgctgctgattggctgtcttatcaacacccaattAATAGCAATGTTTAGTTTTTATTATCCGTAAACAATTCACGAAGCCTCTTtagaattttcaaatacatatcAAACTTCAGAGACGGTTTAAGCTTTCAACAAGACTGCAAATAAACTAATGTTCTGAATGCAAGACATCTAAATGGATACATGGCAATTAATTTGGAAGGTGCTGGTATTACAGATCACCAAAAAGGTTTAGTTTCTTACATTCTTGGCAGTGAAAATTGGGGTGTCAGGCCTTTCCAGATCCCAGACTTTAAGTGGAGTCTCCTTTCCTCCAGTAGCCACATGGTGGCGTTGTGATGTGTTCTGTTTCATCCGACAGACACTGCTCCCTGCATTGATTTCGACCTGCCCACAGAGAGAAGATAATGGTGGAGGTCAGGAGACAGAAGTGAGCATAAGATGTCTGACCtactgaggttttttttttttttttttttacagcaccaTGCAATACACATGGCATACCAGAGATGTCAGTCTACTCTTACAAAAGGCTATGTTCTCCAGCACAGGAtattaaaacaagcaaaatcTCCTTACCACCATATGTGACCCCTCATTAGAAACCATTACCTTATtccactcacatacacagaacccaacacacacaaacaggtataaacacacacatacatgcatgcaaaaaaCTAAACTCACGGTATCAGTGCTACCCTCCTTCCAGATCTTCAGGAGCCCAGACTCCACACAAGTGACCAAGGAACTGCAGAGACAAGGGCTCAGAGTTTACCCAGACTGAAAGGGAGTCTTTGATGGGAGATGAAAACTCATACACACTCTATATCTTCTTGTTTCTCCTCAAGCCTTTAAGGTAAATGTGTCCTGGCAGTTCAGGGGCAGTTCTCTAATCACATTGTCATCCCCTTCCTGCCATTAAACTGAAGCTACAATCTTCGGTCAGCATTCTCAGCATTTTCCAagctaaataatgaaaaataaatatttacacgCTTTTGCGCATGCAGACTACAGTTATTTAACATGTCAGCTTTTGACacagtgaataaatgaatgatacATCACAGAGAACACTTTGTTGAATTGATTGGAGCCCAGTACAGTTTTAAGCCTGCTGCCCCAAACCAACACTCCTAAAGGTTTTCTGTACAGCTTCTGGTTGTCAACCACCTGGAAATTGTCCAGGAACCTGTTTATGGTGGTGGGGAAGGTTTCATAAGTCCAATAATGTGAGGGCCTACAATGTGCTGTTATTCACAAGCTTGACTGTACAGCAAAGTGATTATATCTAATGATTGATCCACAGCAGTGATATAACTCCTCCCGTTTTGGGTTTACTGTATCAGTGCTTCCATCTTGCTTCCACCACAGCCTGTTTGTACTGCTTTACCTGTCTGTGACAGCAAGCCCAGTGAACTTGCCCTGTGCGCTGTCCCCACACTGCCTGCTCTCAGTGAAGATGCCCTTCTCTGTGCTGAAAGTCTTCACTGCTCCGTTTGCACAGCCAACtaacacctgcagcacagataTATAACACAGGTCTAGAGTTGAAACTGTGAAACTACAGTTCAGTATTACAGGCGCACAACAATATAGTACAATACAACAATATAGTACaatacagtttctttttttgttgcagaatCACATTATTCTGAATTTACCTCGGTTTCTTGAGCATCTCCCCAACACAGCATACAGACTTCCTGATCCCGACTTAGGCtattcatttcacaaaaattgAAAGCCTGCTTCTTCGCAAGACTCACTCCTATACAGAGGGAAATAAGATGAATTCATTGATTCAGCTTCTGACTGACGCTACTGTTATTAGGAAAAAGTAATGTACGATACTGCATGGCAGCTTAGCTATTGCTATACATATTATTGAGTCTACTGGTGCCAATTAGTAAATAGACGATAACGCTCTGATACCAATAAAACTGATGCGAGGGATTAGAAAGAGTCATATTAGCAGGTTAACAGATGCTTGACAGCTGGTATTAGCGTGGCCAAGTTTGCCCAAACTAGCTTGTTAGCTGGCACTTCACAGACCCACGTGTTCTTAgcgagttagctagctagtaacaGCAATCAGGTAAATAGAAGCGTGTTAGTCCAAATATACACACTATCCACTTACCTTTTAATATTCCAGTTTCCGAACCTACCCATATTGAACATACTTGGCTTTTACCTGTCATTCCAAATCCTACTCACATAAAAATCATAGAACTGAGTGCAAAATACTACGTTTCAGACCCAAACTGCGAAAAATAATTTAGGGTGTACCTCTGAATACTTGCCTCCGGAAACAATGTTTAGAGAATAAACGTTCCTATTTCTTTAGTAGACAGTGCTTTTTCAATTCCTATTTCTTTAGTAGACAgtgctttttcaaaaataactaaaatatctAACAAACAATTGATAGCTACACtcaatgtttatattttttatgttgtacAATGTTGTACAGCATTAATTTCAACAAATACGGGCATTTATAACTATTACCTGCCTGTAAATGTAACACTGTTTAGTGTGCTATAGTTAAACAGTAATGCGATTCTGTTACGCGATTCTGTTTGGAAAGTGgtgttgaattttaaatgaaaagaagcTGATATacaaatagtaaaaataaacGTGCAATTCAGCAGGTCCATAAATTCCACTAGATGTCGCATATGGATTATACTTGTTCTTTACATCAAACAAACTCGGTATTTTCCCAACCAATTTGTAGTTCCTTTCATGAAAGATCCGAAAATGCGAGAATACAGCTCATCGTAGGATTCAGGATTTAGTCGTCcttcaaaaaaatctaaaaatttTCCAAATTTAACGAACGTGGTATATAGGGCCTAACCTGAGAGAACATTGGGATTCATTACAGGCTGCAGCGCTGTCTATAATGAGGCGAGCCTTAATTTAAAAGGTGCTGACACAACATGACTgcaacacattattattattattattattattattattattattattattattattattataactttgCTGAATCcaagcttatttttgtgaaaaaaagtgtttggtAATAAGTCTATTTGTAAAAGAGACTATCTTgctgctctttttaaaatgttgtgtcaAGGTTTTTCTTGCTATGGTATAATATCATTAACCTGTGATGGAACTCACACCATTCCAGTGACCGACACTCCAGTGATCCTGCAAGGCATGAATTAAAAGGTAAAGTAAGCACTCAGGAGCTCACTGTGATGCAAACAGGGGAATTACATCAACATGTGCACACCTAggatattttaagaaataaacagataaagGAAGATAAATGCAACACGGTAAAGGCATGACCAGACAGCAAagtgattaaaaaagaaaagataaaaaatacaacaaaaacattttggtctatgcaaatgaagagagagagagagagatgtagccGGGAGATCAAGcgaggggaggggtgaggacagagaatgaaagaaagactCACAgctaacacactcacagagagacgAAGGCAGAGAAGGAGCAAGACAACTATCTTTTCGACCTCTCTCATTGATGCAAGACAACTAGCACAGAATAGAGGGAGGGAagcacaaaaaaaggttttggtcTTCAGTAGCCTCTTCATACTTCACTGGGAACAAGGAATTACAGCaaatgataaaagaaaaagaagagcactgagagagagagagagagagagagagaacgataGATACAGTTGAATGTACTTGCTTTTGATGACATGAGAGCAGAACTACTCTTGAACAGACAGTGAAAGGCGAACAGAAAAAGGGACAGAGGTgagggcaggaggagaga is from Anguilla anguilla isolate fAngAng1 chromosome 9, fAngAng1.pri, whole genome shotgun sequence and encodes:
- the wdr74 gene encoding WD repeat-containing protein 74, which translates into the protein MTGKSQVCSIWVGSETGILKGVSLAKKQAFNFCEMNSLSRDQEVCMLCWGDAQETEVLVGCANGAVKTFSTEKGIFTESRQCGDSAQGKFTGLAVTDSSLVTCVESGLLKIWKEGSTDTVEINAGSSVCRMKQNTSQRHHVATGGKETPLKVWDLERPDTPIFTAKNVRNDWLDLRVPEWIRDLAFIPDSEKIVTCTGHHQVRVYDPASPQRRPVMEAQFGEYPLTALSLPSTPGSVVVGNTQGQMAVLDLRKGLVRGCLKGLAGAVRGLQCHPTLPLVASCGLDRFLRIHSLEDRTLQHKVYLKSRLNCVLLSSRDLEACPPATDAEQEVKEEDGVGDEVWDTMETVTEKAKKRRLEEKANGAGKKTSTKKKKAVKK